The Oncorhynchus keta strain PuntledgeMale-10-30-2019 chromosome 17, Oket_V2, whole genome shotgun sequence genome has a window encoding:
- the LOC118396496 gene encoding formin-binding protein 4-like — MGKKTRTGTGGRRTILQLSPPRSGTGGGREDALGSEDEGNGDGYSFLREVTTEMRIPAVKATEGLSLLGAYEDSDEEEDTDSQLSTIRTQHNQSADILANFMAEIDAITTQPGSEEPTGDLSAPAPTPPRPEPKAQQHALETGTEPESTGADFQYDTHTSLAGVGGLKMGDWQEVWDDNTGCYYYWNTQTNEVAWQLPYYLAHQVQGLQQYADSSTVNGNGTTQSAGYHDEQHSTAVSSPTPKTIKKEVMESVVALTSEEEDRHGVAASLLGPLIPAEVKEAEEKWRKRLVGGLEEKENSLEDSLPGSPPPPLNEPDTPTHPLRDQRSKNQSVENSEEEETEEDTMELELALERKKAELRALEEGDGSAGGSSPCSEASQEAPEPCSLLLKKAKWKTAFLRAASPDSNSRGSDTREDPDTTHSKVPEKVGEEQEKETGDRTLTNVPPKEEVETPELRFQIGELANTLTSKMAFLGINKKTISNFQLLLLQTETRIADWREGALNGIYLRRRLQEAAEHIKHYELNAAPKGWSCHWDREHRRYFYTNDRTNASQWDFPAEEEEEEEEGPETTLSIQGEPKPPPVPAGGLAVADLSFSLLTRRPPQPSLPSCWSMPQPPLPPDQPPPPSDIPLPPPPPPESPPPPPPPPLEDDGEIEEVEMEDDDCEPPAPGTEPPLPHPDLKSHLSRLVVESTASLGKGQKRKASGAGQLTKAVTIGSSAILYTQITSTAAPVMSGAAYWGVSAVAAPPLPSEPAAPPIPPPPTRPPLPPTQPPSTLDPTGLKTLPTDKTKKLKKDKSKKSKTKMPSLVMKWQSIQKELDEEEKSSSSDEDRDQLNKRGIEEWKQQQLLTGKAGKNANFEALPDDWRERLLKKRKMMKST; from the exons ATGGGAAAGAAAACTCGCACAGGAACAGGAGGACGCAGAACAATACTGCAACTTTCCCCACCTCGAAGCGGGACAGGCGGTGGAAGAGAAGATGCTTTAGGTTCCGAAG ACGAAGGTAACGGCGATGGATACAGTTTTCTGAGAGAAGTAACAACCGAAATGAGGATCCCAGCAGTTAAGGCCACAG AGGGTCTGTCCCTCCTGGGGGCCTATGAGGACAGTGATGAAGAAGAGGATACAGACTCACAGCTTTCCACCATCAGGACCCAACACAACCAGTCTGCAGACATACTCGCCAACTTCATGGCC GAAATTGATGCCATCACCACACAGCCGGGCTCAGAGGAACCCACAGGggatctgtcggccccagccccCACCCCACCACGTCCAGAACCCAAAGCCCAGCAACATGCCTTAGAGACCGGGACAGAGCCGGAGAGCACTGGGGCAGACTTCCAGTATGATACCCATACTTCACTAGCTGGAG TTGGAGGATTGAAGATGGGTGACTGGCAGGAGGTGTGGGATGACAACACCGGTTGTTACTACTACTGGAACACTCAAACCAATGAGGTGGCTTGGCAGCTGCCTTACTACCTGGCCCACCAGGTGCAAGGCCTGCAGCAGTACGCAGACAG CTCAACAGTCAATGGCAACGGAACTACACAGAGTGCAGGTTACCATGATGAACAACACTCCACTGCCGTCAGTTCTCCGACGCCTAAGACAATAAAGAAG GAGGTGATGGAGAGCGTGGTTGCCCTGACCAGTGAAGAAGAGGATCGTCATGGTGTGGCCGCCTCCCTCCTCGGTCCCCTCATCCCCGCAGAGGTGAAAGAAGCGGAAGAGAAGTGGAGGAAAAGGCTTGTAGGAgggctggaggagaaggagaacagtCTGGAGGATAGCTTGCCAgggtccccccctccccccctgaATGAGCCAGACACCCCCACACACCCCCTGAGAGACCAGCGCAGCAAGAACCAGTCTGTGGAAAACTCTGAGGAAGAGGAAACGGAAGAGGACACCATGGAGCTGGAGCTGGCTCTGGAGAGGAAAAAG GCTGAGTTACGGGCGTTGGAGGAGGGTGATGGCAGTGCGGGGGGCTCCAGCCCCTGTTCTGAGGCAAGTCAGGAGGCCCCCGAGCCCTGTAGCCTGCTCCTGAAGAAGGCCAAGTGGAAGACTGCCTTCCTTAGAGCAGCCAGCCCTGACTCAAACAGCAGGGGCTCAGATACACGGGAAGACCCCGACACAA CACATTCCAAAGTCCCAGAGAAGGTCGGAGAAGAGCAGGAGAAGGAGACCGGGGACAGAACGTTAACCAACGTGCCACCAAAAGAGGAGGTGGAAACTCCGGAGCTCAGG TTTCAGATCGGAGAACTTGCCAACACCTTAACCAGCAAGATGGCGTTCTTAGGGATCAACAAGAAAACCATCTCTAACTTCCAGCTGCTTCTGTTACAAACTGAG acgCGGATCGCTGACTGGCGGGAAGGGGCTCTGAACGGGATCTATCTCCGCCGTAGGCTGCAGGAAGCCGCCGAGCACATAAAACATTACGAACTTAACGCCGCCCCTAAAGGCTGGTCCTGCCACTGGGACAG AGAGCACAGGAGGTATTTCTATACCAATGACCGCACCAATGCCTCCCAGTGGGACTTCCcagctgaggaagaggaggaggaggaggaaggaccaGAAACCACGTTGTCCATACAGGGGGAACCCAAACCCCCACCCGTACCTGCTGGTGGGCTCGCAGTTGCAG ACCT GAGCTTCAGTCTTCTCACCCGTCGTCCCCCTCAGCCTAGCCTTCCCTCCTGTTGGTCTATGCCTCAGCCCCCACTTCCCCCTGACCAGCCCCCTCCCCCGTCCGACATCCCCCtgcccccccctccacccccGGAGTCGCCTCCcccgccccctcctcctcccctggaGGATGATGGTGagatagaggaggtagagatggaggatgatGACTGTGAGCCTCCAGCACCAGGAACAgagcctcccctcccccatcccgACCTCAAGTCTCATCTCAGTAGGCTG GTTGTGGAGTCTACAGCTTCCCTGGGTAAGGGTCAGAAACGCAAAGCTTCAGGAGCAGGTCAGCTGACCAAGGCAGTAACAATCGGCAGCAGTGCCATCCTCTATACACAGATCACCTCCACGGCAG CCCCTGTGATGTCAGGAGCTGCCTACTGGGGAGTGTCTGCGGTAGCTGCACCTCCACTGCCTTCTGAACCTGCGGCCCCACCTATCCCACCTCCCCCTACTCGCCCCCCGCTACCCCCCACTCAGCCCCCCTCTACCCTGGACCCCACAGGGCTTAAAACATTGCCCACGGACAAGACCAAGAAACTGAAGAAGGATAAG TCGAAGAAGAGCAAGACGAAGATGCCGTCCCTGGTGATGAAGTGGCAGAGCATCCAGAAGGAACTGGACGAGGAGGAGAAGTCTAGTTCCAGTGACGAGGACAGGGACCAGCTCAACAAGAGGGGCATCGAGGAGTGgaaacagcagcagctactcaC TGGAAAAGCTGGAAAGAACGCAAACTTTGaggctttacctgatgactggcGAGAGAGACTgttgaagaagaggaagatgatgaAGAGCACGTAA